Below is a genomic region from Spiroplasma endosymbiont of Dioctria linearis.
AAATTAGAGTTTAATTTAGAGGAGCAAGAATCACTTATGATTCAATTAGCAAGACTAATTATTTGTTTCGATGATACTGATGCAACTAGCATGGAAAAAATGCTATCAACACTAATTTCAAAAGAAAAAAAAATAATTTATATTAAAAATAAAGATTATAATAACGAATCAGAATTTTCAAACATAGTTATGAAGGAAAAATATTTTGTTATAGAAAATAAATTTAAAAAAATCAAAAATAATATTAAAAAGACAAAAAAGAATACTTTATTTTGAACTTCTTTATATAAAAATGATAATAATAATAGACAATTATTTTATAACATAAGAAAAATGGACAAAACTATTAGATTAAATAATAATTTAACATATATGTTTTTTAAAGATAAAAAAAGAGAGGAAAAGCATGACTTTAATAGTCAAAATATAAAGTATAATATAGATTATGAAAATAAGGTTATTAATGTTGAAATTCCATATAGACAATTTTTTAATATAATACTTTGTATAATAGCATCTTACAATACTAAAAAAATATCAAAATCTACTATTTGTAAAGATATTTTAGATGAGTTTAATCTCGAAGCTCTTCAAACTATAAAGTGATTATCTTCAAGACATAAGCACAAAAATAGAAGGGAAGTTCTAATTGAAGACCTTTTAATTGATTTTAGAGTTAAAACAAAATTGAATATAGTTAATAAATTATGCATACCATATAAATATATAGAATTTACATTAGAGATACTAAATTTATTAGAAATAATATCGCTTGATAATGATATATTAGAATTGGAAAATTCTGTCTATAATAATCTATTACAAAATAGTTTAATTTTAAAAAAAGATTTTTATAAAATGAAAATTACTAATTTTAAGAAACAAATAAGTGAAATATCTGATTTAATAGAATTAAAAGATCTTAACTATTTAATTCTAAAAAAGATAAAATTCTGATGTTCATTTCGTATATATAGGAATTTAAAGTTTAGACAGATATATACCTATAAAAAAGAGTTTAAGTATTATAAGGAATATCATAATTTTTTTGAAATTATTTTTAATTCCCAATATCTTTTTAATAAAAAATCTATTTTTATAGATAACTTATTTTCTTATAGAGAAAATAAAAATTATATTCAAATGTTAGAAAAACATGTAGATAATAGTTCTGAATATTTTTTGACTATTGATATTAAAAAGTATTTTGATAGTATTGATATTAATATTCTTTCTAAAATGATATGAAAAAAACTAAATAAAATTCTTTGATTTGAAGATATAAAGAAAATTGTAAAACACTTTTGTATTAAAAATAGAGGACTGAAAATAGGTTTTTCTTGCTCACCATTTTTATCAAATTTATATTTAACTGATTTTGATGAGCAAATATTAAAAGAATGTAAAAAAGAAGAATTAATTTATACAAGGTATGCAGATGATATACTTATTTCATCAAAAATTGAAATAGATCAAAAATCAATTTTGGAAATTATTAGTTCAAAATTTGAAAAGTTAAAATTAGAAATAAATAAAGTAAAGCAAAAAAGTATAGACATAAATAAGAATAATTTCAAATATATGGGTGCCACATTTATTAAAAATAACAATAAAATTATTTTAAAAAAACCCAACTCATATTTTAATAAAATTAAACAAATTTTTAGAAATGATTTTGATTATAAAAAACTAGTTGGCATGATTCAGCACTCTTTTTTAATTAATAGTGAAAATAGTCTTAAACAAATAAATAATATTTTTAAAAAAGAATTTAAAAATGAAGAAGATATTATTTTATTTTTAAAGGAATATAATAAAAATTACAAAAAATAGGAGTTTATATCTTTAAAGGCATTGTGTTAATCTAAGTACATAGGTCACCCAGTTTTTAGTTTTATAACTCCGAACAAAATTATAATTATATGACCAATAATATTTGTATATAAATGAAATATTCTAATGTTTTAAAAATTCAAGATGTTAATCATTATATTAATGTAGTTAAATTAAAAGATATTGCATTAAATATAATATAAAAGCTAATTCAAGTATTTTAGATAGATATCAAAAACATCATGAGTAATCTGATATTAAAGTATTTGATAGTAAAAAAAGCGTAGTAAAACCAATGAAGTTAAACTTATAAATAAAGTTAGTAGATATAGTAAAGAAAATAAAGAATTAGAAAAGAAACTTTTTGAATTAGAAGCCCAAATTAAAGGGGCTGTTTATTTAATAGAGTTTAAGAAGCAAAAGAAAAAAGGAAAATGCAGAAAAAGAGGTTGAATTATTTTAAAATTCTATAGAACTATTTATAATAGTTTATCAAAAAGTTAATAAAAACACATATAAAAAAAATGTAATTAGATATATAAATCAGTATATGAATTATCATTAATGGGAAAGAATGCGAAGGGAAACTCTTCCAATTTATGGTGTTCGTTATCATAGATATAGATTATAATTGGATACTTTTAAAACATATTCCATAAATTTGTGAATATGTTTTTTTATTAGAGTATATTGCTCTACGGTATTAATGAGGAGTCTAAGTTGATAGTATTTAGTTTGAAATAACTCTAGTATTTCATCTTTAAAACATTGTTGAGTTTTATTTACAGATATTTTATTAGTATTTAATAGTAGTTATTTTATAAAATCTCTATTTATTGATTATAAAGGAAGAAAAAAGGTGCTTATTAGTGTTTTGGATATAATTATTTATGCTTATAAAAATATTTTAATATAATAAAAATATTTTTATTATAATATATAATTATTATATGTATAAATAAAAAAAGGGGTAAAAGTATGAAAAAATTATTATCAATTTTATCTGCAATAGCATTTACTGCTTCAACATCATCAGCTGTTGTAAGCTGTAATTCAACTTCAGATAATACAAAAAACATTGATAAGATTATCAAGAAAAAGGATTTAGGTAAAATTAACAATGTAAGTGAGAATATTTTAAAAAAAGCACTTAAAGAGAATAATCCAAAAGTGGATGTTGATAAATTAGCACTAAAAGATGTTGATTTATTTAATGGAAATGCAGTCTTTGTTCCCAAAAATAAAGCAACTGACTATTCTGGAGAAGCTCGTGTTAAATTTGATTTTGGTAATAGAAAAGCAGATTCTCAATATTTATGAGAATCTATTACAAATACTTGATTGGGAACAATTGACAAAAATGATGAAAATACAATAAAAGAAGAGCTAAAAGGACTTAATCCTTTACTTAATACAGACCAATTAGAAGTTAAAAATATTAATTCATGAGGGGCTACAATTGAAGCAAAGAGTGATTCAACTCTTTATAAAGGTCAATCAACAGTTTCTTATAGTGTAATTAATGATGCATCTTCTTCAAAAAAAGCTCTTTCTTCTGTAGTAAAAAACAGTTGATTAGGTGATATTAGTGTTGGTGCAAACAAAGAAGAAACTGAAAGAAATATATTAACTGCTTTAGAGCAAAAAAATAGTGGAATTAAAACTAGTGAGTTAGAAGTTAGATCAATAAGTGATTGAGGAGCACAAGTAAGTGCTAAAGAAAACTCAGAAGTATATCAAGATGAATGCTACATTAGTTTTACTTTAAAAGGAAATTCAGCAGGTCAAGGAGCAGGAGCAACTTCACTTTATAATGAAGTTAAAACAACTTGATTGGGTAATATTTCAGATACAAAAGAAGCAACCATTATGGAAGCTGTTAAAAGAAACAATCCAAATTTAGATACTTCAAAATTAACTTTAAAAGGTACTAATCAATATAACTCAATTTTAATTCCTAATGAAGCTGGTAAAGAAGTATATAAAGATGAAGTATGACTTTCATATGGTATTTCAGAAAATGCTAAACCATTTGAAAAAGAAGAATTAAGTAAAGTTATTGAAAATAAAAACTTTGATACAAATTCTGCTATTAAATTAGCAGAAGGTGAAGAACTAAAAGATTTAAAAGTAAAAGAATTAGTTTACAATTCAAATAGAAGTTTAGATTCAAATCAAATTGAAATCTCTTATATAACAGAAATTTCAAGTGATAATAATGAATATCAAAAATTCTCAGCAAAAGTAAATGCCAAAGAAAATTCATATAGTTATAAAGGTTCTGCCGAGATTAATTTCTATACTTCAACAACTGTTATAGAGGCCAAAGAATTAAGCAATGTTATTGAAAACAATCAGTTGGGGGAACTTAATGAAAATACAGAAGCTGCAATTTTAAGTACTTTAGTAGAAAAAAACCCAAACTTAGACTTAGGAAGTATTGAAGTTAAAAATATAACACAAACAAGTGCAACTATTAATTCTATTAGTGAAAGCAAAATTTATAAAGGTTCTGCTGAAGTTAACTTTACAGTTAAACAAGAAGAAGTTGTACCTGAAAATAAAAAAGATTTAGCAGAAGACTTAAAACAAACTGATTTAGGAGAGCTTGATGGCGCAAATACTTCAGCAATCTTGGATGCAGTTTATGGCAAAAATAAAAATGTAATAAAAAATGAAATTGAAGTTAAAAATATTACTACAACTGGAGCAAAAATTAAAGCAAAAGCAAAATCTGAATTTTATAAAGAAGAGTCTGAAGTTTTAATTACTTATACTTTAAAAGCTAATGGTGAAAAACCAAAACCATCTAATGACGCTTTATTAGTAGGATACTGATATGAGTGAGGTGGATCAGAACAACACAATAATCCAGTTGATCTATTAAATAGTAATGAATTATTAAATTCTGCATATAATGTAATTGATATTTCATTCTTATATACATGAGAACCATATGCAATGCCTACTTTTGAACCATTTAGTCCAACAAGCAAAACTAGAATTAAAGAAGGAATTAAATCTTTACAAAATGCTGGTAAAAAAGTAATTCTATCAATGGGTGGAGCTACTGGTGGAGAAATGAGATTTAGACAAGACCAAACTGATCAATTAACTGCTACATTTATTAAGTACATGGATGAATATGGATTTGATGGAATTGATATCGATTGAGAAGGTGGAGCACTTGGAGACAGAGAAAGTCAACAAACTACAATCTCAGCTTTAAAAGAAGCTAAAAAAATTCAAAACTCAAAAGGTAAAGAATTTATGTTAACAATGGCTCCAGAATTACCGTACTTAAAATATAATACAGAAGCTGGTAGTCAAGGAAGTTATATTCCTTTCTTAAAAGGGCTTGATGGTATTTATGATTTTATTAATCCTCAATACTATAATGGATGAGCATTTGGACCATTTATTGATCAAGAAGAAAAAGACTATTTAGGAGTTAATAAATCTTATATTTCAAATGATGATAGTGAGTATAGAGGAGAATTCTACTACTTAGTAACAAAATATTTAACAACAAAATATAGTTCTCAAAATGATTTCTATGAAAAAATTCCAACAAATAAATTTGTTTTAGGAGCTGCTACTAATGAAACTGCAGGTAGAGGTGCAGCAACAAGAGAATCAATTTATAAAGCATATGTTTTATTAGAAAATGACAATATTCACATTCGTGGATTAATGACATGAGCTATTAACTTTGATGCTGTTGCAAATTGAATGTTTGAAGCTTGATTCAAAGAAACTTGAGGAAATAAATAGTTTATAGTTAAATTTAAGTAAATCAAAGAACTTATACAAATTATATGTATAAGTTTTTTTTATTCTAATTTTTAATAAATTCTAATACTAAAGTCATAATGTTTAGTTTGAAATAATTCCATTATTTCATCTTTTAAAGATGCTAAATTTTATTTGCAAGTAATGTATTGGTATTTTATAAATAAAATTTCTAGTTTCAATCTCTTTATCCTTTTTAAGTTTTTATCTTGTATATCTAATACTATAAACTAACTTAAATCTCTGTGTTTTAAAAGAGTCTTTTCTTAAAGATAATCCATTAATTAATCTTAATTGTTTTTGCTTCATTATATTTAATAGTAGTTGTTTCATAAAAAATTCATTTATTGATTATAAAGGGGAACAAAGGCGCTTGTTAATATGTAGCGAAATAATTGCTTATTACTCATACTATAATTTGAAAATGTGTCAATATTTTTATAATAATAGAGTTAGTTATAAACTATAGGTGCCATAAAAAAAATGGTATTGGGTGGTCTAAGTACATAGGTCTCCCAATTTTTTCGTTTTATAATTTAGAACAAGATTATAATTGTATTAGCAAGAAAGGTTGTATCTAAATGAAATATTCAAATGAGTTAAAAATTCAAGCTGTTAATGATTATATTAATGGAATTAAATTAAAAGATATTGCAATTAAATATAATATAAAAGCTAATTCAAGTATTTTAGATTGATATCAAAAATATCATGAGTCATCTGATATTAAAGTATTTGAGAGGAAAAAACGTAGTAAAACCAATGAAGTTAGACTTAAAAATAAAGTTAGCAAATATAGTGAAGAGAATAAAGAATTGAAAAAGAGGCTTTTTGAATTAGAATCACAAATTAAACGAAGTGCTGATTTAATAGAACTTAAGAAGGAAAAGAAGAAAAGAGAACAAGCAGAGAAGGAAGTTGAGTTATTAAAAAAGTCCATAGCATCATTTCTAATAGGTTATCAAAAGGTTAATAAAAAGGCATATACAAAAAAAGATATAACTCAGATATATCAAACAGTATATGAATTATCATTAATGGGAAATGATGCAAAACAAACTATTCTAATTTATGGTGTTGGTTATCGTAGTTATACTAATTGAATTAAAAGAGGAAAACCCAAATATAAAAGACAATATCATATTCATGCAAAAGAAGCCGTAGAAAGTATTTATTCAAGGAAGGACGGTATCTTTGGTGCTGAAAAAGCTAGATTAAAGATATTAAAAGACTTCAATATAAATCTTTCTAGAGAGACAATTATTGAACTTAGAAGAGAAGTTTTATTAAAATTAAAAAAAGAAATAGCATCTTCTAAATCAAAAACAAGAATGGGAATAAGTACTCATAAAAAATATACCTCATTAGATCTTATAAAAGGAGATTATAGCTCTAATAAATATTTAGAAAGGATTGGAATCGATGGTACATGATTTAAAAATATTTATATTGGAGGAGTTAAAACAAACGCTTATTTTTACCTGCATATGACTTTTACTCTAATGAAATTAGTTCATATTCAGTTGGCAACTCTGAAAATATACTAGTAACTCTTGAAATGCTAGAAGGTTTAGTAAGAAAAATGGACTTAGTTAGAATAAATAAAATTATTATGCATAGTGATTTAGGTTCTGCATTTACAAGTAAAGAAACGGAAAAATTTTGTAAGCAACATAATATAATTAGATCAAATTCAGTATCAGGATTTAAAGGTAATCAATTTGTAGAACAAACACATAGATGAGTCAAAAAGTATTTTTATTTAATATTTGGTAATAAATTTAATAATGATCAACATTTTAGAATTTGTATATATAAATTTGTTAAAATTTTTAATAGTACAAATATAATCTTAAAAAATGGATGTACACCAAACGAAATGATCCAAAATTTTAGGAAATAATGTTACTTAGCCTCCCCAATACCTACCAAATAAAGTTTTTTAGTATTATTATTTTCCAATAAAACTCTTGCTTTTTTTTTTTTTTTTTAAATATACTAAAAATAGTTTTATAAAAGGAGAAGATAAAATGAAAAAAATATTAGGTTTTTTAGGAGCAATGACTTTTACTATTTCAACTAGTGTTAGTGTTATTGCTTGTGGTAATAAAGAGGTAACTGACCCTGCTCCAGATGAAAATGTCTTTGAGGAACTATTTAAAGACTTTGAAAATGAAATTCAAAACATATTTAATAAGCATTACTCAGAAAAAAGCTTAGGTTTTTCTGTAATGAATGATAGTGTTGAAGAAAAGGGGTTTACTTTTTTAAATGAAAGTAAGCTTAGTAGTCTAAAAAATGGAGAGCATGTATTAGAAGGGGAATTATTAAATGATTTTAAGCACGACTTAAACATTTTACTAGATGATACTGCTTTAAGAACAAAAATAAATGCCTTAGGAAATCAACCAGAATATAACTTGTTAACAACAGGATTACCAAATGGTATCTATAATGATCTTAATTTAAAAGAAAATAAAATAGATATCAATATTAAAAGCAACAACGAAAGTAATGCTGCAGGAAAAAGTAAATTTTCAGCAACAGTTTCATTTTCAATAGCAATTGATATAAATTATATGAAGAATAATGAATTGCAACATAAAAATAGTGACTACTTAGCATTAACTTTCTCATTGTTAAATGATGAGACAATTAGTGAATCAATTAATCAAATTCAATTATTATTAGGAGAGCAGTTATATAAAAGTGAAAAGTCACCCTTATTTTTAACAGATTCAAAATTAGGTATATCAGATTCTGCTTTTAAAGAAAATATTCAAGAAGATGTAAAAAATTATACTAATACTTCTTCTACTGAAGGAAGTTTTAAAAGTCAAATAGCTGATGCTACAAAAAAAATTTTAGAAGAGAATTCAATTATTGGTTCTGAAGTTATAACAAATGAACAGTCTACTGAAAATATTGTATGAGATAAACAATATGCTAAATTTAACTCTTCAAATGCAAAAACTATAACTACTCAATCAGATATATTTAATAAAATTTTAATTAATAAAGACCCAAATGTTAGTTATGAACAAAAACAAGAAATAATTAAAAAGGAATATGAAAAGCAATTAGATGATACAAATTTTAAAAAAAGTTTTGAAAGCTTTATAAAGGATAGAGGATTTAGTTCAATTGAAAGCAAAACTAATTTCGAAAGTGTTTTAGGTTTTGGAACTTTAAATATAAGTGGACTACAAATAAAAGTAGCAGATATAATTTATGAAATACCAACACTAGTTTTAGGTTTTGACTATAGTGTTGAAAATGACAATAGCTCTCTTTTTAAAAGAGCAGACTATTCAAAACAAATTTTAGATAGCATGCAAGCCTTTAGAAATTCATATGATATTAGTTCTAGTGAAGATAGTATTATGACTTTCTCAGATGAAAGAGTTTGAAAAAATGCTAATGAGTTATTTAAAAATAATAAAGATAATTTTTCAAAATCTGAACTAAACACTTTAATTGTTGGTTCAGGATTAGAAACAAGTCCAGAATATAATAAAGAAATAGCAAAGAATGGAAAAATAGGACAATTTAATTTTTATTTAAATTCAAGTGCAAGATTTTCTTTAACAGATGATGGTATTAAATATAAGTCAGGTAGTGCAACTGGTAACCAATTAAGAATTCAACTTGGAGTATTTTTCATTGATATACATTTTAATTCAAATGACAATGATCTACTATCAAATGGAGGATTTTTGTTTAAAAAGGGTGTTAGTTAATATGATAGTTGAAAATAAAAAGTCGATTCCATTAGCAAAACTAATTGGGTTCAATCTTAAACTATATTTAAAAGACAAATCTATTATAATTTTGTCTTTTATTATTTTAATACTAACTTTATTTTTCAGTATTTTAATATCAGTGTATAAAAAATCAAATACAAGTATTATACTTTTTTATAATTACTTTTTTATAATTACTTTTTCAGTTTTATTATTTCTCTTAATTTTAAGAATGGTTCAGTTGATGCTTAATAATAAAATTG
It encodes:
- a CDS encoding glycosyl hydrolase family 18 protein, yielding MKKLLSILSAIAFTASTSSAVVSCNSTSDNTKNIDKIIKKKDLGKINNVSENILKKALKENNPKVDVDKLALKDVDLFNGNAVFVPKNKATDYSGEARVKFDFGNRKADSQYLWESITNTWLGTIDKNDENTIKEELKGLNPLLNTDQLEVKNINSWGATIEAKSDSTLYKGQSTVSYSVINDASSSKKALSSVVKNSWLGDISVGANKEETERNILTALEQKNSGIKTSELEVRSISDWGAQVSAKENSEVYQDECYISFTLKGNSAGQGAGATSLYNEVKTTWLGNISDTKEATIMEAVKRNNPNLDTSKLTLKGTNQYNSILIPNEAGKEVYKDEVWLSYGISENAKPFEKEELSKVIENKNFDTNSAIKLAEGEELKDLKVKELVYNSNRSLDSNQIEISYITEISSDNNEYQKFSAKVNAKENSYSYKGSAEINFYTSTTVIEAKELSNVIENNQLGELNENTEAAILSTLVEKNPNLDLGSIEVKNITQTSATINSISESKIYKGSAEVNFTVKQEEVVPENKKDLAEDLKQTDLGELDGANTSAILDAVYGKNKNVIKNEIEVKNITTTGAKIKAKAKSEFYKEESEVLITYTLKANGEKPKPSNDALLVGYWYEWGGSEQHNNPVDLLNSNELLNSAYNVIDISFLYTWEPYAMPTFEPFSPTSKTRIKEGIKSLQNAGKKVILSMGGATGGEMRFRQDQTDQLTATFIKYMDEYGFDGIDIDWEGGALGDRESQQTTISALKEAKKIQNSKGKEFMLTMAPELPYLKYNTEAGSQGSYIPFLKGLDGIYDFINPQYYNGWAFGPFIDQEEKDYLGVNKSYISNDDSEYRGEFYYLVTKYLTTKYSSQNDFYEKIPTNKFVLGAATNETAGRGAATRESIYKAYVLLENDNIHIRGLMTWAINFDAVANWMFEAWFKETWGNK
- a CDS encoding lipoprotein — encoded protein: MKKILGFLGAMTFTISTSVSVIACGNKEVTDPAPDENVFEELFKDFENEIQNIFNKHYSEKSLGFSVMNDSVEEKGFTFLNESKLSSLKNGEHVLEGELLNDFKHDLNILLDDTALRTKINALGNQPEYNLLTTGLPNGIYNDLNLKENKIDINIKSNNESNAAGKSKFSATVSFSIAIDINYMKNNELQHKNSDYLALTFSLLNDETISESINQIQLLLGEQLYKSEKSPLFLTDSKLGISDSAFKENIQEDVKNYTNTSSTEGSFKSQIADATKKILEENSIIGSEVITNEQSTENIVWDKQYAKFNSSNAKTITTQSDIFNKILINKDPNVSYEQKQEIIKKEYEKQLDDTNFKKSFESFIKDRGFSSIESKTNFESVLGFGTLNISGLQIKVADIIYEIPTLVLGFDYSVENDNSSLFKRADYSKQILDSMQAFRNSYDISSSEDSIMTFSDERVWKNANELFKNNKDNFSKSELNTLIVGSGLETSPEYNKEIAKNGKIGQFNFYLNSSARFSLTDDGIKYKSGSATGNQLRIQLGVFFIDIHFNSNDNDLLSNGGFLFKKGVS
- a CDS encoding transposase — protein: MKYSNELKIQAVNDYINGIKLKDIAIKYNIKANSSILDWYQKYHESSDIKVFERKKRSKTNEVRLKNKVSKYSEENKELKKRLFELESQIKRSADLIELKKEKKKREQAEKEVELLKKSIASFLIGYQKVNKKAYTKKDITQIYQTVYELSLMGNDAKQTILIYGVGYRSYTNWIKRGKPKYKRQYHIHAKEAVESIYSRKDGIFGAEKARLKILKDFNINLSRETIIELRREVLLKLKKEIASSKSKTRMGISTHKKYTSLDLIKGDYSSNKYLERIGIDGTWFKNIYIGGVKTNAYFYLHMTFTLMKLVHIQLATLKIY
- a CDS encoding reverse transcriptase domain-containing protein, with the protein product MINIFRKWNIDLLSPILLFGADIRVDDKRNLLVKKLREFPEFKNSFFLIPDNIEWKRIQEKLEFNLEEQESLMIQLARLIICFDDTDATSMEKMLSTLISKEKKIIYIKNKDYNNESEFSNIVMKEKYFVIENKFKKIKNNIKKTKKNTLFWTSLYKNDNNNRQLFYNIRKMDKTIRLNNNLTYMFFKDKKREEKHDFNSQNIKYNIDYENKVINVEIPYRQFFNIILCIIASYNTKKISKSTICKDILDEFNLEALQTIKWLSSRHKHKNRREVLIEDLLIDFRVKTKLNIVNKLCIPYKYIEFTLEILNLLEIISLDNDILELENSVYNNLLQNSLILKKDFYKMKITNFKKQISEISDLIELKDLNYLILKKIKFWCSFRIYRNLKFRQIYTYKKEFKYYKEYHNFFEIIFNSQYLFNKKSIFIDNLFSYRENKNYIQMLEKHVDNSSEYFLTIDIKKYFDSIDINILSKMIWKKLNKILWFEDIKKIVKHFCIKNRGLKIGFSCSPFLSNLYLTDFDEQILKECKKEELIYTRYADDILISSKIEIDQKSILEIISSKFEKLKLEINKVKQKSIDINKNNFKYMGATFIKNNNKIILKKPNSYFNKIKQIFRNDFDYKKLVGMIQHSFLINSENSLKQINNIFKKEFKNEEDIILFLKEYNKNYKK